In one Brevibacillus choshinensis genomic region, the following are encoded:
- the pssA gene encoding CDP-diacylglycerol--serine O-phosphatidyltransferase, giving the protein MFVKSLPNILTVSNLFLGVLAIILAFRGDEFVDYAAITVIIGMLADGLDGRVARMLNAQSEFGKELDSLSDVITFGVAPAFIMYVVVLNDFNWLGIFITAIFPICGALRLARFNVQAGVPGYFIGLPITAAGGVLATLALYHQVFNAVMLAVSMLLLAFLMVSKVKYPNFKKVGIPKSAYWITPVIIAIVVVVAVEYPQQFPKIVFLPLAFYALYGIKKNVDFLVKKFRKRKNKEEESVPFE; this is encoded by the coding sequence ATGTTCGTGAAATCGTTACCGAACATACTAACCGTAAGTAACTTGTTTCTGGGTGTACTAGCAATCATTCTGGCGTTTCGGGGCGATGAATTCGTCGATTATGCAGCCATTACGGTGATTATAGGCATGCTGGCAGACGGTCTAGACGGTCGTGTGGCGCGAATGTTGAATGCACAAAGTGAGTTTGGAAAGGAACTCGATTCCCTTTCTGATGTCATTACTTTTGGTGTAGCGCCTGCCTTTATCATGTATGTCGTCGTTTTGAATGATTTTAACTGGCTCGGAATCTTTATCACAGCGATCTTCCCGATTTGTGGGGCGTTGCGTTTGGCTCGTTTTAACGTACAGGCTGGCGTTCCCGGATATTTCATCGGCCTGCCGATTACGGCTGCAGGCGGAGTACTCGCGACTCTTGCGCTGTACCATCAGGTATTTAATGCAGTCATGCTGGCAGTGAGCATGCTTTTGCTGGCATTCTTGATGGTGTCGAAGGTCAAATACCCTAACTTCAAAAAAGTGGGAATTCCTAAATCGGCATACTGGATTACTCCTGTCATTATCGCCATCGTAGTTGTTGTGGCGGTCGAATACCCGCAGCAGTTTCCGAAAATCGTCTTTTTGCCGCTAGCTTTCTATGCCTTGTACGGAATAAAAAAAAACGTTGACTTTCTCGTCAAAAAGTTTCGTAAGAGAAAAAACAAAGAAGAGGAATCCGTTCCTTTTGAATGA
- the sigH gene encoding RNA polymerase sporulation sigma factor SigH, translated as MSVDLKELMHAQYELMTDEEVVDLVRENDAEALEYLINKYKNFVRAKARSYFLIGADREDIVQEGMIGLYKSIRDFRGDKLTSFKAFAELCITRQIITAIKTATRQKHIPLNSYVSLDKPIYDEDSDRTLLDVISGTKVTDPEELFINREEFDDIEGKMSEILSDLERQVLMLYLDGRSYQQIAVELKRHVKSIDNALQRVKRKLERYLEGREIHL; from the coding sequence GTGAGTGTTGACCTCAAGGAGCTAATGCATGCCCAATATGAACTAATGACCGACGAAGAAGTTGTCGACCTGGTTCGCGAAAATGACGCCGAAGCGTTGGAGTACTTGATTAACAAGTATAAAAACTTTGTGCGTGCCAAAGCGAGATCCTATTTTCTTATTGGGGCTGACCGCGAAGATATCGTGCAGGAAGGCATGATTGGCCTGTACAAGTCGATTCGCGACTTCCGAGGGGACAAGCTCACTTCTTTCAAGGCATTTGCCGAACTGTGCATCACACGTCAAATCATTACGGCTATCAAGACAGCTACAAGACAAAAACATATTCCTCTCAACTCCTACGTGTCATTGGATAAACCAATCTACGATGAGGACTCAGACCGTACCCTTCTTGATGTCATTTCTGGCACGAAGGTCACGGATCCCGAGGAGTTATTCATCAACCGAGAAGAGTTTGATGATATCGAAGGCAAAATGAGTGAGATTTTAAGTGACCTGGAGCGACAGGTGCTGATGCTCTATCTCGATGGCAGATCGTATCAGCAGATTGCAGTCGAGCTGAAGCGTCACGTCAAATCGATCGATAATGCCCTGCAGCGCGTCAAGCGCAAGCTGGAGCGTTACCTGGAAGGTAGAGAGATTCATCTGTAA
- a CDS encoding Mini-ribonuclease 3: protein MQKEELTRDPNQTNPLVLAFLGDATYAHCVRYHLIAKGLVKPNQLHKTANRYVSAKAQANILLTLLPTLPEDEVNVVKRGRNAKSGSTAKNADIIDYRHATAFEALIGYLYLNGKEERIAEIMQQAFAIVEGE from the coding sequence ATGCAAAAAGAAGAATTGACCCGAGATCCTAATCAGACCAATCCATTGGTGCTTGCTTTTCTCGGCGACGCTACGTATGCCCATTGTGTGAGGTATCATTTGATTGCCAAGGGGCTGGTGAAACCAAACCAGCTCCACAAAACGGCAAACCGTTACGTTTCGGCGAAGGCGCAGGCAAACATTTTGTTGACCCTGCTGCCTACTTTGCCGGAAGATGAAGTAAACGTAGTGAAGCGGGGGAGAAATGCCAAGTCTGGGTCAACCGCAAAAAATGCGGATATTATTGACTATCGACATGCGACGGCTTTTGAAGCCCTCATCGGATACCTGTACTTAAATGGGAAAGAAGAGCGGATTGCTGAAATTATGCAGCAGGCTTTTGCAATTGTGGAAGGAGAATAA
- a CDS encoding NYN domain-containing protein — MAKKKAKQLLIVDGYNIIGAWPDLRLLKDQDRMDEARDQLVSKMAEYQSFTGTKVIVVFDAYNVPGIGRQIEDYQVEVYFTKKKETADEKIEQLVSEFQQKNRQIYVATSDYTSQRVIFGQGALRKSARELLLDMEVAGKEIRQQVVQSREERFSKRIPLNDEIAKIFEKWRRE, encoded by the coding sequence ATGGCCAAGAAGAAAGCCAAGCAGCTGTTGATCGTGGATGGCTACAATATCATCGGTGCCTGGCCGGATCTGCGCTTGTTGAAAGATCAGGATCGAATGGACGAGGCCCGTGATCAATTGGTTTCCAAAATGGCAGAATACCAGAGCTTTACAGGTACGAAAGTCATCGTCGTATTTGATGCTTACAATGTGCCGGGGATCGGACGACAAATTGAGGACTATCAGGTCGAGGTCTATTTCACGAAGAAAAAGGAGACGGCTGACGAAAAAATTGAGCAGCTAGTCTCCGAATTTCAGCAGAAAAATCGACAAATCTACGTAGCTACCTCAGACTATACTTCCCAGCGTGTCATTTTTGGTCAGGGAGCATTGCGCAAATCCGCGCGGGAGTTATTACTTGACATGGAAGTGGCAGGAAAAGAAATCAGGCAGCAAGTGGTCCAATCCAGGGAAGAACGTTTCTCCAAACGAATTCCGTTGAATGATGAAATAGCGAAAATATTCGAAAAATGGAGAAGGGAATAA
- a CDS encoding nucleoside triphosphate pyrophosphohydrolase family protein — translation MDKSNVDGFQTQVSELLIRHRSVLDVMSKVQETASRINRSLTKAITECGCVEVVAKKQTYDSNKNMEENKSQLDTHFTGPLCEHCRDVLTAELGKNLFYITALCNITDIKLEDVLQKESNRLNTLGVFNLS, via the coding sequence ATGGACAAAAGCAATGTAGACGGCTTCCAAACGCAAGTCTCAGAACTCTTGATCAGGCACCGCAGCGTACTCGACGTCATGTCCAAAGTTCAGGAAACTGCATCCCGCATCAACCGTTCGTTGACCAAAGCCATTACAGAATGTGGCTGTGTCGAGGTAGTCGCCAAAAAGCAGACGTACGATTCGAACAAAAACATGGAAGAGAACAAATCACAACTGGATACTCATTTCACTGGCCCCTTGTGTGAGCATTGCCGCGATGTGTTGACCGCTGAGCTGGGAAAAAACCTGTTTTACATTACTGCATTGTGCAACATCACGGACATCAAACTCGAAGACGTGCTGCAAAAAGAATCCAATCGGCTGAATACGTTGGGTGTTTTCAACCTTTCATAG
- the rlmB gene encoding 23S rRNA (guanosine(2251)-2'-O)-methyltransferase RlmB → MSEEWILGKNPVIEALRSGRTINKIWIAEGTNKNLMAPVFALAKDAGVIVTTANRKKLDQLVSSDNHQGVVASVAAYDYVEVDDILKRAEEKNQPPFILLLDELEDPHNLGSIMRTADAVGAHGVIIPKRRSVSLTATVAKASAGAINYVPVARVTNLVRTMEELKERGVWIAGTDASAKQDFRQGDYTMPLAIVIGSEGKGMSRLVRENCDFLYSMPMAGNVTSLNASVAAALLMYEVYRSRSPLPTRVK, encoded by the coding sequence ATGAGTGAAGAGTGGATTCTCGGGAAAAACCCGGTTATCGAAGCGCTGCGTTCTGGGCGCACCATAAATAAGATTTGGATTGCAGAGGGAACGAATAAAAACTTGATGGCACCAGTCTTTGCGTTGGCAAAGGATGCAGGGGTCATCGTTACTACAGCCAATCGCAAAAAACTGGATCAGCTTGTCTCCTCGGATAACCACCAGGGCGTAGTGGCTTCTGTTGCTGCTTATGATTATGTAGAAGTGGACGATATCCTGAAGCGGGCAGAAGAGAAGAACCAGCCTCCATTTATTTTGTTGTTGGACGAGCTGGAGGATCCGCATAATCTTGGTTCGATCATGAGGACGGCAGATGCGGTGGGAGCTCATGGTGTCATCATTCCGAAGAGACGTTCGGTGAGTCTGACAGCGACAGTAGCCAAGGCTTCTGCTGGTGCGATTAACTACGTACCAGTTGCGAGGGTCACCAATCTGGTTCGCACAATGGAAGAGCTCAAAGAGCGTGGAGTGTGGATTGCAGGCACGGACGCAAGCGCCAAGCAAGATTTCCGCCAAGGTGATTACACCATGCCTCTCGCGATCGTCATCGGCAGTGAAGGCAAAGGGATGAGCCGATTGGTCCGAGAAAACTGTGATTTTCTGTACAGCATGCCTATGGCCGGTAACGTCACCTCGCTCAACGCATCCGTGGCTGCTGCCTTGTTGATGTACGAAGTTTATCGTTCCAGGAGTCCACTACCTACGCGGGTGAAATAA
- the cysS gene encoding cysteine--tRNA ligase, whose product MSIQLTNTLTRRKEPFVTLEPGKVKMYVCGPTVYNYIHIGNSRPAIVFDTLRRYLKYRGYQVTFVRNITDVDDKLIRVANEEGTTVKEVADRFTDAYNEDLRSLNVLPPDIQPRVMQTIPEIIEFVEGLIEKGFAYESEGDVYFRTGRFEEYGKLSHQPLDDLQAGARVEINEKKEHPLDFALWKSAKPGEVAWSSPWGEGRPGWHIECSAMALKFLGEEIDIHAGGTDLVFPHHENEIAQSECFTGKVFARYWLHNGMLNINNEKMSKSLGNFLLARDLVKQFGGQLIRFFMLLAHYRNPINFSDDLLDQASNGLERIKTAYNNLTYRLGMSRAEEPNGQAEEQARIIGELRERFITEMDDDLNTANAITVLFDVVKEANLYMRHDNVGTREIQAYKDLLVELTGILGLVLEQEEELLDSEIDALIEERTEARKARNFARSDEIRDLLAAKGIVLEDTPQGVRWRRK is encoded by the coding sequence ATGAGCATTCAGTTGACTAATACATTGACCAGGCGAAAGGAACCGTTTGTGACATTGGAGCCAGGAAAGGTGAAAATGTACGTGTGCGGCCCTACCGTGTACAACTACATCCACATCGGGAACTCCCGTCCGGCAATTGTTTTCGACACGCTTCGTCGATATTTGAAATATCGCGGGTACCAAGTGACCTTCGTGCGAAACATAACGGACGTGGACGATAAACTGATTCGTGTGGCAAATGAAGAGGGGACGACGGTCAAAGAAGTGGCTGACCGCTTTACGGATGCTTATAACGAAGATTTGCGTTCCTTAAACGTGTTGCCCCCAGATATCCAGCCGCGCGTGATGCAGACGATCCCTGAAATCATTGAGTTCGTGGAGGGTCTGATCGAAAAAGGCTTCGCGTACGAGAGTGAAGGGGACGTATATTTCCGCACGGGTCGATTTGAAGAATACGGCAAGCTGTCCCACCAACCATTGGATGACTTGCAGGCAGGAGCACGAGTAGAAATTAACGAGAAGAAGGAACATCCGCTCGATTTCGCTCTATGGAAGTCAGCAAAACCAGGTGAAGTCGCTTGGAGCAGCCCGTGGGGCGAAGGTCGCCCTGGGTGGCATATTGAGTGCTCGGCGATGGCATTGAAGTTTCTTGGAGAAGAAATCGACATTCATGCCGGTGGTACCGATCTGGTGTTCCCCCATCATGAAAATGAGATTGCGCAGTCGGAGTGCTTTACAGGCAAGGTATTTGCCCGTTACTGGCTGCACAATGGAATGCTCAATATCAATAACGAAAAAATGTCCAAATCACTGGGTAACTTCCTGTTGGCGAGAGATTTGGTTAAACAATTTGGTGGTCAGCTGATTCGCTTTTTCATGCTGCTAGCTCACTATCGCAACCCGATCAATTTTAGCGATGACCTGCTGGATCAAGCATCCAACGGCTTGGAGAGAATCAAGACGGCTTACAACAACTTGACCTATCGTCTGGGAATGTCCCGCGCGGAAGAACCGAACGGACAGGCGGAAGAGCAGGCACGTATCATAGGCGAGCTGCGGGAGAGATTCATCACCGAAATGGACGACGATCTCAATACGGCAAATGCCATCACCGTTTTGTTTGATGTGGTGAAAGAAGCGAATCTGTACATGCGCCATGATAATGTGGGTACCCGCGAGATCCAGGCTTACAAGGATTTGCTCGTGGAGCTTACTGGCATACTCGGACTGGTGCTTGAACAAGAAGAAGAATTGCTGGACAGTGAGATTGATGCGCTGATCGAGGAGCGGACAGAAGCACGCAAGGCACGTAACTTTGCGCGTTCAGACGAAATTCGCGACCTGCTTGCTGCAAAAGGAATCGTGCTGGAAGACACTCCACAGGGTGTTCGCTGGCGCCGAAAATAA
- the cysE gene encoding serine O-acetyltransferase produces the protein MFAQLRDDIQVVFERDPAARSTLEVVMTYSGLHAIWGHRIAHKLWKAEWCTLARAVSQMFRFFTGIEIHPGARIGRGLFIDHGMGVVIGETCEIGDNVTVYQGVTLGGTGKEKGKRHPTVGNDVIIATGAKVLGSFKIGDNSKIGAGAVVLQEVPPNSTVVGIKARIVIQDGKRVKCDLDHVNLPDPVADTIRQMQREIDHLRKELEHLREDKKSHEHSVD, from the coding sequence GTGTTTGCACAATTAAGAGACGACATACAGGTCGTATTTGAACGAGACCCGGCTGCGCGCAGTACTCTGGAGGTTGTCATGACTTACTCCGGTTTGCACGCGATATGGGGGCACCGCATTGCCCACAAGTTGTGGAAGGCAGAGTGGTGTACGCTGGCGCGGGCAGTATCTCAGATGTTTCGCTTTTTTACGGGCATTGAGATTCATCCGGGCGCGCGAATTGGTAGAGGATTGTTTATCGATCACGGAATGGGTGTCGTAATTGGGGAAACATGTGAGATTGGCGACAACGTGACCGTTTACCAGGGAGTGACCTTGGGGGGGACAGGGAAAGAAAAAGGAAAACGACATCCTACTGTCGGCAATGATGTCATTATTGCTACGGGAGCCAAAGTGTTGGGTTCCTTCAAGATTGGCGATAATTCAAAGATAGGGGCAGGCGCGGTTGTGTTACAGGAAGTGCCTCCCAACTCTACTGTGGTCGGAATTAAAGCACGCATCGTCATACAGGATGGAAAGCGCGTCAAATGCGATCTGGACCATGTGAATTTACCTGACCCTGTCGCTGATACGATCCGTCAGATGCAACGGGAAATTGATCACTTGCGCAAGGAATTGGAACATTTGAGGGAGGATAAAAAGAGCCATGAGCATTCAGTTGACTAA
- the ispF gene encoding 2-C-methyl-D-erythritol 2,4-cyclodiphosphate synthase: protein MRIGQGFDVHQLVEGRPCIIGGVTIPYEKGLLGHSDADVLLHAISDAILGAIGEGDIGRHFPDTDPAFKDADSVKLLQHVWALVKERGYRLGNVDATIIAQAPKMAPYIPQMQEVIARVLEAEDLSQVNVKATTTEKLGFPGRGEGIAAQAACLLVK from the coding sequence ATGCGTATTGGACAAGGGTTTGATGTGCATCAACTGGTAGAGGGACGGCCTTGCATCATTGGTGGCGTTACGATCCCCTACGAAAAAGGATTGCTAGGGCATTCGGATGCAGATGTGCTTTTGCATGCGATTAGCGATGCAATACTCGGAGCCATCGGCGAAGGAGATATCGGAAGGCATTTTCCAGATACCGATCCAGCCTTCAAGGATGCGGATAGTGTCAAGCTGCTTCAGCACGTGTGGGCACTGGTAAAAGAACGGGGATACCGACTGGGGAATGTGGATGCGACCATTATTGCGCAAGCTCCAAAAATGGCTCCTTACATCCCGCAAATGCAAGAAGTCATTGCCCGCGTACTGGAAGCAGAGGATCTCTCGCAAGTCAACGTGAAAGCGACGACGACAGAAAAGCTGGGCTTCCCAGGTCGGGGAGAAGGAATCGCTGCCCAGGCTGCATGCTTGCTTGTCAAGTAG
- the disA gene encoding DNA integrity scanning diadenylate cyclase DisA — translation MPDSQKKNPLFSDVLRLVAPGTQLREGLENVLRAKTGGLIVVGYGPEMKHIVDGGFSINCDFSPAHLYELAKMDGAIIVSEDAKRILYANTQLFPPASISTSETGTRHRTAQRTAIQTNYLVIAISQRRNVITLYQGNFRYVLNEISVILAKANQAVSTLEKYKAVLDQTLTNLGALEFEELVTLHEVTSVLQRIEMVLRIKTEVSKYICELGVEGRLVSMQMEELVSNIEEEAHMLIRDYCRDLALSPDQVLRDMKKLSSDEMLEMSSFLRVLGYSSNASMLEESVSPRGYRILHKIPRLPMSIIANLVEHFHNLPRIMMATIEELDEVEGIGEVRARAIKDGLKRIQEQVFIDRHI, via the coding sequence ATGCCAGATAGCCAAAAAAAGAATCCGCTGTTCAGTGACGTTCTCCGCTTGGTCGCTCCCGGGACGCAGCTGCGGGAAGGTCTGGAAAATGTGTTGCGGGCAAAGACGGGCGGTTTGATCGTAGTTGGCTATGGGCCTGAGATGAAGCACATTGTCGATGGGGGTTTTTCTATCAATTGTGATTTCTCGCCTGCACATTTGTATGAATTGGCGAAGATGGATGGGGCGATCATAGTAAGTGAGGACGCCAAACGTATCTTGTACGCCAATACACAGCTTTTCCCCCCTGCTTCCATATCCACCAGTGAAACGGGGACGCGCCATCGGACGGCACAGCGAACAGCTATCCAAACGAATTACCTCGTTATCGCGATTTCCCAGCGACGCAATGTCATCACACTGTATCAAGGAAATTTTCGCTATGTCCTCAACGAAATTAGTGTGATCTTGGCAAAGGCAAATCAGGCGGTTTCCACGTTGGAGAAGTACAAGGCCGTGCTGGATCAGACTTTGACAAATCTAGGGGCTCTGGAGTTTGAGGAACTGGTCACCTTGCATGAAGTGACGTCTGTTTTGCAGCGTATAGAAATGGTGCTGCGAATCAAAACAGAGGTTTCCAAGTACATATGTGAACTTGGAGTCGAGGGTAGATTGGTGAGCATGCAGATGGAGGAACTTGTTTCAAACATTGAGGAAGAGGCCCACATGCTCATTCGCGATTATTGTCGAGATCTCGCACTTTCTCCCGATCAAGTTCTGCGTGACATGAAAAAGTTGAGCTCTGATGAAATGCTGGAAATGAGTTCGTTTTTGCGTGTGCTGGGCTATTCCTCGAACGCTAGTATGCTGGAGGAATCTGTCTCTCCCCGTGGGTACCGGATCCTGCACAAAATCCCACGGCTACCGATGTCGATCATCGCTAATCTTGTCGAACATTTTCATAATTTACCTCGAATTATGATGGCAACCATCGAGGAATTGGACGAAGTCGAAGGTATTGGGGAAGTACGTGCGAGAGCCATCAAGGATGGATTGAAACGGATTCAGGAGCAAGTGTTCATTGACAGGCACATTTAA
- the gltX gene encoding glutamate--tRNA ligase has protein sequence MAKEIRTRYAPSPTGHLHIGGARTALFNYLFAKHHGGSFIVRIEDTDQTRNKENADEEQMKNLKWLGVKWEEGTDVGGPYGPYRQMERLDIYRTYIEQLLAEGKAYYCYATKEELDAEREEQIARGETPRILEKHRHVTDEERAQFEAEGRVPSIHFLVHDDREYVVDDMIRGQVTFNSNEMGDFVICRPDGIPTYNFAVVIDDYLMKISHVIRGEEHLSNTPRQLMIYEAFGWESPQFAHLALILNQEGKKMSKRDESILQFIEQYRDLGFLPEAIVNFLVLLGWSPGGEEEIFLIDDLIKLFSMDRVNKSPAVFDATKMNWMNNFYLKRQPLDMITDLCVPHLQKAGFIEETLSGDKRDWVRSIVGLYQEQMSYCAQIVPLAALFFLDEVVYDEEARLVLKEPQLPEVLSSFVKHLSAQEEYHVDIIKAALKEVQKETGHKGKALFMPVRVGATGQAHGRDLAETLYLLGRDKVLDRTNRVIANGE, from the coding sequence ATGGCGAAAGAAATCCGCACGCGATATGCTCCTAGTCCTACGGGGCATTTACATATCGGCGGCGCACGTACAGCGCTTTTCAATTACTTGTTTGCAAAACATCACGGAGGTTCGTTCATCGTTCGGATTGAAGATACGGACCAAACACGCAACAAGGAAAATGCTGACGAAGAGCAAATGAAAAACCTGAAATGGCTCGGTGTGAAGTGGGAAGAGGGTACAGACGTTGGCGGTCCTTATGGGCCATATCGCCAAATGGAACGTCTGGACATCTATCGTACCTATATCGAACAATTGCTCGCTGAAGGCAAGGCGTACTATTGCTACGCAACCAAGGAAGAGCTGGATGCAGAACGCGAAGAGCAGATCGCTCGCGGAGAGACACCTCGCATTCTGGAAAAGCATCGCCACGTAACAGATGAAGAACGTGCGCAGTTCGAAGCCGAAGGACGCGTTCCATCTATTCACTTCCTCGTCCATGACGATCGAGAGTACGTTGTTGATGATATGATTCGTGGACAAGTTACTTTTAATTCCAATGAGATGGGCGACTTTGTCATCTGCCGTCCTGATGGAATTCCTACCTATAATTTTGCAGTTGTGATTGATGACTACCTGATGAAAATCAGCCATGTCATTCGTGGGGAAGAGCATCTGTCCAATACGCCACGTCAATTGATGATTTATGAGGCGTTTGGTTGGGAGTCACCACAATTTGCTCACTTGGCTCTGATTCTGAACCAAGAAGGCAAAAAAATGTCCAAGCGCGATGAAAGCATTCTCCAGTTCATCGAGCAATACCGCGACCTGGGCTTCTTGCCAGAAGCGATCGTAAACTTCCTCGTGCTTCTAGGCTGGTCCCCAGGTGGCGAAGAAGAGATTTTTCTCATAGACGATCTCATCAAGCTGTTCTCGATGGACCGCGTCAACAAGTCTCCGGCCGTATTTGATGCGACCAAAATGAACTGGATGAACAACTTCTATCTGAAGCGTCAACCACTTGATATGATCACAGATCTGTGTGTTCCTCATCTGCAAAAAGCAGGGTTCATCGAAGAGACGTTGTCTGGTGACAAACGCGATTGGGTCCGCAGTATTGTAGGGTTGTACCAGGAGCAAATGTCATATTGCGCGCAAATCGTTCCGCTGGCAGCTCTTTTCTTCCTCGACGAAGTGGTGTACGATGAGGAAGCAAGACTGGTTTTGAAAGAACCGCAATTGCCAGAAGTTCTCTCGTCATTTGTGAAGCACCTATCAGCACAAGAGGAATATCATGTAGATATTATCAAGGCTGCGCTGAAAGAGGTTCAAAAAGAAACGGGACACAAGGGCAAGGCGTTGTTCATGCCAGTACGTGTAGGAGCAACTGGCCAAGCGCACGGACGAGATCTCGCGGAGACGCTCTACTTGCTAGGCCGTGACAAAGTGCTGGATCGCACGAACCGAGTGATTGCAAACGGGGAATAG
- the ispD gene encoding 2-C-methyl-D-erythritol 4-phosphate cytidylyltransferase, whose protein sequence is MGTGVVIVAAGSGKRMGGERNKLWLPLGGEPILAHTVRLFATHREIDEIVLVVSTEDHSSVLKWLDRERIRVTVTLGGAERQDSVRNGLSALSNECSYVLVHDAARPFVTRKQISAMIKQVQQDQATIMAVPVKDTIKVVGTTGIVESTPARESLWAVQTPQAFRMSLLRDAHRTAVETGKMGTDDAMLVEWLGHPVTVMQGSYENIKITTPDDLWLGEEILRKRKGE, encoded by the coding sequence GTGGGTACGGGAGTCGTGATCGTTGCCGCTGGTTCCGGAAAACGGATGGGTGGCGAACGAAACAAGCTGTGGTTGCCTCTGGGTGGTGAGCCTATTTTGGCTCATACGGTTCGCCTGTTTGCGACACACCGAGAGATTGATGAGATCGTGCTGGTTGTCAGCACAGAAGACCATAGCAGTGTACTGAAATGGCTCGATCGCGAGCGAATCCGTGTGACAGTTACCTTGGGCGGTGCCGAAAGACAGGACAGCGTGAGAAATGGTCTGTCCGCACTCTCCAACGAATGCTCCTATGTGCTCGTTCACGATGCTGCCCGACCTTTCGTTACTCGCAAGCAGATCAGTGCTATGATCAAACAAGTACAACAGGATCAAGCAACGATCATGGCAGTGCCAGTGAAGGATACGATAAAAGTGGTGGGGACGACTGGAATTGTCGAGTCGACCCCAGCACGTGAAAGCTTGTGGGCTGTTCAAACCCCACAAGCTTTTCGTATGTCTTTGCTGCGAGACGCACACCGGACGGCAGTGGAAACGGGCAAGATGGGAACAGACGACGCTATGCTGGTTGAATGGTTAGGGCATCCTGTGACAGTCATGCAAGGAAGCTATGAGAATATAAAAATCACCACCCCTGATGACTTGTGGCTAGGTGAAGAGATCTTGCGTAAACGAAAGGGAGAGTAA
- a CDS encoding PIN/TRAM domain-containing protein, which yields MVRRIGKIFFVLIGGGLGYQYGADLFSLLNKLLNFGEVAGTQYIGAVLGAILFFFLANWLLDYILRVIRWGEETLVKMPIVDVMFGAMGLISGLIVAFLLFLPISKIPIPIIGDLLPLVVSGLLGYLGFQVGFRKRDEIMSVFSIGRKDKKKDNSNTATNVENKILDTSVIIDGRIADICRTGFLEGVLVIPGFVLEELQHIADSSDVLKRNRGRRGLDILNKIQKEMKVKVQIWEGDFEEVSEVDSKLIKLAKVMNGKVVTNDFNLNKVCELQGVSVLNINDLANAVKPVVLPGEEMNVQVIKDGKEHGQGVAYLDDGTMIVVEGGREYIGNDVDVLVTSVLQTSAGRMIFAKPKLLEKAL from the coding sequence ATGGTACGCCGCATAGGAAAAATCTTTTTTGTTTTGATTGGTGGGGGCTTGGGCTACCAGTACGGTGCTGACTTGTTCTCATTGCTAAATAAGCTGTTAAATTTCGGAGAAGTAGCAGGGACGCAATACATTGGTGCGGTTCTTGGTGCCATTTTGTTCTTCTTTTTAGCTAATTGGCTCTTGGATTATATTTTGAGGGTGATTCGTTGGGGAGAAGAGACACTCGTCAAAATGCCAATTGTGGATGTCATGTTCGGAGCGATGGGGTTGATTAGTGGTCTTATTGTTGCCTTTTTATTATTCCTGCCCATCAGTAAAATTCCGATCCCTATCATAGGTGATCTGTTGCCGTTGGTTGTGTCTGGTTTGCTTGGTTACTTGGGATTCCAAGTTGGATTCCGCAAACGGGATGAAATTATGTCGGTTTTTTCCATCGGTCGGAAGGATAAGAAAAAGGACAATAGCAATACCGCGACGAACGTAGAAAATAAAATCTTGGATACGAGTGTTATCATCGACGGTCGCATTGCAGACATTTGCCGCACTGGCTTTTTGGAAGGTGTGCTTGTCATTCCGGGATTTGTGCTAGAGGAACTACAACACATTGCTGATTCCTCCGACGTGCTGAAGAGAAACAGAGGACGCCGGGGACTTGATATTTTGAATAAGATTCAAAAAGAGATGAAAGTAAAAGTGCAAATTTGGGAAGGCGATTTTGAAGAAGTCTCCGAGGTCGACAGCAAGCTGATCAAGCTGGCAAAAGTCATGAATGGGAAAGTCGTGACGAATGACTTCAACCTGAACAAAGTATGCGAATTGCAAGGTGTCTCCGTCTTGAACATCAATGATTTGGCAAACGCGGTCAAGCCGGTTGTCCTGCCAGGTGAAGAAATGAACGTTCAAGTCATCAAGGACGGCAAGGAGCACGGTCAAGGGGTTGCTTATCTGGACGATGGCACGATGATCGTCGTAGAAGGCGGACGCGAGTATATCGGCAACGATGTAGATGTTCTCGTGACCAGCGTGCTGCAAACTTCGGCGGGTCGAATGATTTTCGCTAAGCCAAAGCTGTTGGAAAAAGCATTGTAG